The Pantoea vagans genome contains the following window.
TGGTGCCAATCAGCGCGGCAGGGGCGTTCATGGCGAAGTAAACGCCCGGATCAAGCACGGAGGCGCAAATCAACGCCATAATGGCTACGAACGACTCCATCAGCATCGCGCCATAGCCGATAAAACGGATATGACTTTCGCGTTCCACCAGTTTCGGTGTCGTGCCGCTGGAGACCAGCGCATGGAAGCCGGAGATGGCTCCACAGGCGATGGTGATAAACAGGAACGGGAACAGCGCGCCAGAGAACACGGGGCCGCTGCCATCAATAAATTTGGTTACCGCCGGCATTTTCAGTTCTGGCATGGCAAACAAAATGCCCACCGCCAGACCGATGATCACGCCGATTTTCAGGAAGGTCGAGAGGTAGTCACGCGGTGCCAGCAGCAGCCACACCGGCAGGGAAGAGGCGACGAAGCCGTAGATCACCAGCACCCACGTCAGTTCGGTCCCTTTCAGGGTGAACAGCGGTCCCCAGTAGGGATCGGCCGCCACATCACCACCGTAAATGATCGCTGCCATCATCAGCACAAAGCCAATGATCGAGACTTCAGCGATTTTGCCAGGGCGCAGATAACGCATATAGACGCCCATAAACAGGGCAATCGGAATGGTTGCTGCGATGGTAAACAGTCCCCATGGGCTGTTGGCCAGCGCTTTCACCACCACCAGCGCCAGCGCGGACAGGATGATAATCATCACGCCGAGCGCCCCCAGCATGGTGACTACACCAGCAAAAGATCCCAGTTCCTGACGCGCCATTTCACCTAATGAACGGCCATCACGGCGGGTAGAGATAAACAGAATCAGGAAGTCTTGCACCGCACCGGCCAGCATCACACCGACCAGAATCCAGATTGTGCCAGGCAAGAACCCCATTTGCGCCGCGAGGATCGGGCCAACCAGCGGGCCAGCACCGGCGATCGCCGCGAAGTGGTGACCAAACAGCACCCATTTGTTGGTGGGCACATAGTCGAGGCCGTCATTCAGGCGCTCCGCAGGGGTGCGGCGACGGTCATCCAGTTCGAAAATACGTTCAGCAATAAACAGGCTGTAAAAGCGATAGGCAATGCTGTAGCAGGCCACGGAGGCAATAACCAGCCAGACGGCATTGACGTGCTCGCCGCGGCTGAGTGCCAGCATGGCAAACGCACCAGCACCAATTAACGCCACCGCTAACCAGATCAATCCGGTTTTGACGTTGTTCATGTGTTAACTCCTTGTAGGGACCGGGAAAATAAGCGATCGGATACAACAAGTTAAAAGTAATGTAATGAATTGTTAACGAAAGGGAGTCGAATCAGAAGTGTGAAGCGGGAGGCAAATTTAACTTCAGATAAAACGGAGGAAGGGAAATGCGGGATAGCAGATGTTATCCCGCCAGCATTGCTGCTTATACCCGTCATACTTCGAACCGCAGCTGCGTTGGCTGCGCGTGCTCACCCCAGTCACTTACTGATGTAAGCTTCTGGGGATTCACTCACTTGCCGCAATTCGAATTATTTTGGGTTTAGGCAGCTGGACGCGCCACGACACTGCGGGTTTCCATACGCACTTCGGCGATGGTCACATCGATAATGTCGGTCACGCGATAGGCCACTTCGCCTTTGATCTGCACGGTGCCACTCTCTTGCGAGCACACCAGCTCATCACGCACCGCGTGAATGAACGGGGCAGGGATAAAGGCAACGGCACCATTTTCCAGCAGACGCACACGCATGCCACCACGAGAAACGTCGATAATCTCCGCGCTGAACTTGCGGTCAGTGCCAGCAGACGGCGCAAGGAAACGCGCATACAGCCAGTCACCGACATCACGCTCAGCCATGCGGTTCAGACGACGACGCTCACTCATAATGGTGGTGACGTCATCGTTAGGACGCGCAATGCTCTCGCCACGTACGATAGCTTTTAGCAGGCGATGGTTGATCATGTCGCCGTACTTACGAATTGGCGAAGTCCAGGTCGCGTAGGCTTCGAGGCCAAGGCCAAAGTGTGGGCCCGGCTCGGTGCCGACTTCGGCAAAGCTCTGGAAACGACGGATACGGCTGTCGAGGTATTGCGTTGGCTGTGCATCCAGTTCACGGCGCAGCTGGCGGAAACCGTCCAGCGTAGTGATCGCCTGAGGGTCAACGGTAATACCGTGACCGGCCAACACGCCAGCGGCTTGCTCGGCATTCGCCAGGTCAAAACCGGTGTGCAGGTTGTAAATACCGAAGCCCAACTTCTCTTGCAGCGTTTTTGCTGCACAGACGTTAGCCAGAATCATCGCCTCTTCTACAATGCGGTTAGCGATGCGACGTGGCTCAGAGATGATATCCAGCACTTCGCCTTTCTCACCCAGCACGAAGCGGTAGTCAGGGCGATCTTTGAACACCAGCGCATGGGTTTGACGCCACTCGCTGCGGGCCAGGCACACACGATGCAGCAGACGGATCTGCTCAGCAATGGCGTCATTTTCAGGCTGCCAGCTGCCGGTATTTTCCAGCCAGTCGGAGACTTCGTCATAAACCAGTTTGGCTTTAGATTCGATCCAGGCCGCGAAGAAGTGCACATCGTCAGCCAGGCTGCCGTCTGGCAGCACGGTGACTCGGCAGGCCAACGCTGGGCGACGCACGTCAGGACGCAGTGAACAGACATTGTCAGACAGTTCACGCGGCAGCATTGGGATGTTGAAGCCCGGCAAGTAGTTGGTAAAGGCACGCTTAGACGCGAGTTTATCCAGCTCACTGCCTTCTGCCACATAGGCAGTAGGATCGGCGATGGCGATGGTCAGTGACACGTTGCCGTCGGCGGTGGTTTCGACATACAGCGCATCATCCATATCTTCGGTGCTGGCGCTGTCGATGGTCACGAAGTTCAGTGCGGTCAGATCTTCACGCTGTAAATGTTCGTCGAGCATCTCACCGAAGGCCACTTTCGGCGCTTCGCGCTCCAGATTATGGCGCGACAGGGTGACCCACCACGGCGCAAGGTGATCGTCCGCAGTGACAATGAATTCAGTCAGTTCAGCATAAAAACCGCGATCGCCTTTCAGCGGGTGGCGACGCATTTCTGCCACAGCCCAGTCACCGTTCTGGAATTCATGCGTGACATCGCGCGCCGCGCGGCATTGAATCGCATCTTTCAACAGAGGATGGTCAGGGACAATCGACAGGCGGTCATCCTTCTTCTGGACGCGACCGACAAAGCGGGACAGGAACGGCTCGATCAGGGTTTCCGGCTCGGCACTCTCGCGATCTTTATCAGTGTGGATCACCGCTGAAATACGGTCACCGTGCATCACTTTTTTCATCTGCGGAGGAGGAATGAAGTAGCTTTTTTGGGCATCGACTTCAAGGAAGCCAAACCCTTTTTCCGTGCCTTTCACAACACCTTCGGCGCGCGGAGTTTGCGCGTGAAGCTTCTCTTTCAGCTGCGCGAGCAGCGGGTTATCCTGGAACATAATGTATTTAGTTTCGTGGCCTAAGAGCGGTGGACAGTTTTACGCGAATCAGGGGCGCGCGGCAAGGCCAAAACAGGCTAAAAAGCCGCTTTGCGCGGCTTTTTACCTTCTGATAACGCTGATGACTCAGGCGATACGCTGCGTAGGTACAGCGGCCGTTAACGCCAGTTTCACCGGCACCGATTTGGAGGTCGGTGTACCGCTGCCGTCACCATAGCTGGAAAGGGGCACCAGCGGATTGGTTTCCGGATAATAGGCCGCCAGGTTGCCACGCGGAATGTTATACGGCACCAGCTTGAAGCCGCTCACCCGGCGTGTCAGGCCATCGTTCCACAGGGTTTCAATGTCCACCAACTGACCTTCGCTGAAGCCCAGGGACGCCATATCGTCCGGATGGATAAACACCACTTCACGTTGACCGTACACCCCACGATAACGGTCATCGAGGCCGTAAATGGTGGTGTTGTACTGGTCATGCGAGCGCAGTGTTTGCAGCGTGAACGGGACTTCCACATCGTTGCCCAATTGCGGGAACAACGAGGTCGGTAGGGCTGCCGCGCTAAACTCTGCCAGCTTAGTTGGCGTGTTGAATCGCATCTCAGCCGCGGCGCTTCCCAGATAGAAACCACCCGGAATATCACACTTGTTATTGAAATCCGCGAAGCCCGGAATGGTGGCACCGATATGGTCGCGGATCACATCATAGTTATCCGCCATGCCTAACCAGTCAATCTTGTCGCTGCCCAGCGTGGCATGTGCAATGCCGGCCACAATCGCGGTTTCAGAACGCTGTGTATCGGCCAGTGGAATCCCGACACCCTCAGATGCATGTAC
Protein-coding sequences here:
- a CDS encoding carbon starvation CstA family protein codes for the protein MNNVKTGLIWLAVALIGAGAFAMLALSRGEHVNAVWLVIASVACYSIAYRFYSLFIAERIFELDDRRRTPAERLNDGLDYVPTNKWVLFGHHFAAIAGAGPLVGPILAAQMGFLPGTIWILVGVMLAGAVQDFLILFISTRRDGRSLGEMARQELGSFAGVVTMLGALGVMIIILSALALVVVKALANSPWGLFTIAATIPIALFMGVYMRYLRPGKIAEVSIIGFVLMMAAIIYGGDVAADPYWGPLFTLKGTELTWVLVIYGFVASSLPVWLLLAPRDYLSTFLKIGVIIGLAVGILFAMPELKMPAVTKFIDGSGPVFSGALFPFLFITIACGAISGFHALVSSGTTPKLVERESHIRFIGYGAMLMESFVAIMALICASVLDPGVYFAMNAPAALIGTTVESASQVINGWGFVVTPEMLSGIARDVGESTVLSRAGGAPTFAVGMAHIITEVFNSRVMMAFWYHFAILFEALFILTAVDAGTRACRFMVQDLVGTVVPSMANNRSWLGNMAGTTVAVAGWGFFVYQGVVDPLGGINTLWPLFGIGNQMLASMALILGTVVLFKMKKQRYAWVTILPTAWLFVTSMTAGWQKIFHEKPSIGFLAQANKFRKGIDEGVIIAPAKTVADMQTIVFSNQINAALCGFFMLVAVTMLIAAFFVIRRALRSHLPTTHESEISLRKEVRNV
- a CDS encoding exoribonuclease II, giving the protein MFQDNPLLAQLKEKLHAQTPRAEGVVKGTEKGFGFLEVDAQKSYFIPPPQMKKVMHGDRISAVIHTDKDRESAEPETLIEPFLSRFVGRVQKKDDRLSIVPDHPLLKDAIQCRAARDVTHEFQNGDWAVAEMRRHPLKGDRGFYAELTEFIVTADDHLAPWWVTLSRHNLEREAPKVAFGEMLDEHLQREDLTALNFVTIDSASTEDMDDALYVETTADGNVSLTIAIADPTAYVAEGSELDKLASKRAFTNYLPGFNIPMLPRELSDNVCSLRPDVRRPALACRVTVLPDGSLADDVHFFAAWIESKAKLVYDEVSDWLENTGSWQPENDAIAEQIRLLHRVCLARSEWRQTHALVFKDRPDYRFVLGEKGEVLDIISEPRRIANRIVEEAMILANVCAAKTLQEKLGFGIYNLHTGFDLANAEQAAGVLAGHGITVDPQAITTLDGFRQLRRELDAQPTQYLDSRIRRFQSFAEVGTEPGPHFGLGLEAYATWTSPIRKYGDMINHRLLKAIVRGESIARPNDDVTTIMSERRRLNRMAERDVGDWLYARFLAPSAGTDRKFSAEIIDVSRGGMRVRLLENGAVAFIPAPFIHAVRDELVCSQESGTVQIKGEVAYRVTDIIDVTIAEVRMETRSVVARPAA